One genomic segment of Kiritimatiella glycovorans includes these proteins:
- a CDS encoding rubrerythrin family protein produces MSTMDNLKEAFGGESQANRMYLAFAKKADAEGKPQVAKLFRAAAAAETVHAHAHFRVMGGINSTADNLQSAIEGEGFEFQEMYPKFLREAQEEGNKAAERSFNHALKVEEIHHGLYSEALEAVRDGSDLGEEKIFVCEVCGNTVKGQPPEKCPVCGVPHEKFFEVE; encoded by the coding sequence ATGTCGACGATGGACAATCTCAAAGAGGCCTTCGGCGGTGAAAGCCAGGCGAACCGGATGTATCTCGCGTTCGCGAAAAAGGCGGATGCGGAGGGCAAGCCGCAGGTCGCAAAGCTTTTCCGCGCCGCGGCTGCAGCGGAAACCGTACATGCCCACGCGCACTTCCGCGTCATGGGCGGCATCAACTCCACCGCCGATAACCTGCAGTCCGCAATTGAGGGCGAAGGATTTGAATTCCAGGAGATGTATCCGAAATTTCTCCGCGAGGCGCAGGAAGAGGGAAACAAGGCGGCGGAGCGGTCGTTCAACCACGCGCTCAAGGTCGAGGAAATCCATCACGGGCTCTACTCCGAGGCGCTGGAGGCGGTCCGGGACGGCAGCGATCTCGGCGAAGAGAAGATTTTCGTCTGCGAAGTCTGCGGCAATACCGTCAAGGGCCAGCCGCCGGAAAAATGCCCCGTATGCGGCGTTCCGCATGAAAAGTTCTTCGAAGTCGAATAG